Proteins from one Microbacterium faecale genomic window:
- a CDS encoding alpha/beta fold hydrolase, producing MPSFVDHLGTRIHYDVASPAGTPRGAVHVLHGVGEHAGRYAALLEALAAAGWVAYADDHRGHGRTGLEQHGSADRLGRLGRGGHRAAEDSAFRMSQIARDENPGTPLVILGHSWGSFLAQKLVNRHPDMYDAIVLVGSALRWPGALNAGPLNKRWHGPGAKGNEWISEDPAVQDAALKDPMTVQKSLPELFGLPNAMQLYGLPARGLPDTPTLLLVGRDDTVGGPRAVHLLADAYRDRSGFTDVTTRVYEGRHEILNGYLQAEVRADILSWLDARFN from the coding sequence ATGCCCTCGTTCGTCGATCACCTCGGCACCCGGATCCACTACGACGTCGCCAGCCCCGCTGGAACGCCGCGCGGCGCGGTGCACGTGCTGCACGGCGTCGGGGAGCACGCCGGGCGCTACGCCGCCCTGCTCGAGGCGCTCGCCGCGGCCGGCTGGGTCGCCTACGCCGACGACCACCGCGGCCACGGACGCACGGGCCTCGAACAGCACGGATCCGCCGACCGGCTCGGACGCCTCGGTCGCGGCGGCCACCGCGCGGCGGAGGACTCGGCGTTTCGCATGTCACAGATCGCGCGCGACGAGAACCCGGGAACACCGCTCGTGATCCTCGGCCACTCGTGGGGATCGTTTCTCGCGCAGAAGCTCGTCAACCGCCACCCCGACATGTACGACGCGATCGTGCTCGTCGGATCCGCGCTGCGCTGGCCCGGCGCCCTCAACGCCGGCCCGCTCAACAAACGCTGGCACGGGCCGGGCGCGAAGGGCAACGAATGGATCTCCGAGGATCCGGCGGTACAGGATGCGGCCCTGAAAGATCCGATGACGGTGCAGAAGTCGCTGCCGGAGCTCTTCGGCCTGCCTAACGCGATGCAGCTCTACGGCCTCCCGGCGCGGGGTCTGCCGGACACGCCCACCCTGCTGCTCGTCGGCCGCGACGACACCGTCGGCGGCCCCCGCGCCGTGCACCTCCTCGCCGATGCGTACCGCGACCGCTCGGGCTTCACCGACGTCACGACCCGCGTCTACGAGGGTCGCCACGAGATCCTCAACGGCTACCTGCAGGCCGAGGTGCGCGCCGACATCCTCTCCTGGCTCGACGCCCGCTTCAACTGA
- a CDS encoding lipoate--protein ligase family protein gives MHGEYKVPGGKLVVVDLEVSDGTITEFALAGDFFLEPDDALMDINRAVVGLPETADVATIAAAVRRALPEGAQLLGFTPEAVGTATRRALVTAATWSDFEWQVVDDPAVSPLMNLALDEVLTQRVGEGARTPTLRIWEWDRSAVVIGSFQSYKNEVDPAGAEKHGFDIVRRISGGGAMMMGAGQIITYSLYAPASLVAGLTFADSYAFLDDWVLHALHSVGVEATYQGLNDITSPQGKIGGAAQKRLANGGILHHATLSYDIDGEMMTEVLRIGREKLSDKGTTSAAKRVDPLRSQTGMGRREIIDAFITQFEKFTGATRGSITDDEYAAAEELVRTKFSTDAWLHRVP, from the coding sequence ATGCACGGTGAGTACAAGGTTCCGGGCGGCAAGCTCGTCGTCGTCGACCTCGAGGTCTCGGACGGCACGATCACCGAGTTCGCGCTCGCGGGCGACTTCTTTCTCGAGCCCGACGACGCCCTGATGGACATCAACCGCGCCGTCGTGGGCCTGCCCGAGACCGCCGACGTGGCGACGATCGCCGCCGCCGTGCGGCGTGCCCTGCCCGAGGGGGCGCAGCTGCTCGGCTTCACGCCCGAGGCGGTCGGCACGGCCACCCGGCGGGCCCTCGTGACGGCCGCGACCTGGTCCGACTTCGAGTGGCAGGTCGTCGACGACCCCGCCGTGTCGCCCCTCATGAACCTCGCGCTCGACGAGGTGCTCACGCAGCGCGTCGGCGAGGGCGCGCGGACCCCGACGTTACGTATCTGGGAGTGGGATCGCTCGGCGGTCGTCATCGGATCCTTCCAGTCGTACAAGAACGAGGTCGACCCCGCTGGCGCCGAGAAGCACGGCTTCGACATCGTGCGCCGCATCTCGGGCGGCGGAGCGATGATGATGGGCGCCGGGCAGATCATCACCTACTCGCTCTACGCGCCGGCCTCGCTTGTGGCTGGGCTGACCTTCGCCGACTCGTACGCGTTCCTCGACGACTGGGTGCTGCACGCGCTGCACTCGGTCGGCGTCGAGGCGACCTATCAGGGGCTCAACGACATCACGAGCCCGCAGGGCAAGATCGGCGGCGCGGCGCAGAAGCGCCTCGCCAACGGCGGGATCCTCCACCATGCGACCCTCAGCTACGACATCGACGGCGAGATGATGACCGAGGTGCTGCGGATCGGACGCGAGAAGCTGAGCGACAAGGGCACGACGTCGGCGGCGAAGCGCGTGGATCCGCTGCGCAGCCAGACTGGCATGGGCCGCCGCGAGATCATCGACGCCTTCATCACGCAGTTCGAGAAATTCACCGGGGCGACGCGCGGATCCATCACCGACGACGAGTACGCTGCGGCCGAGGAGCTCGTGCGCACGAAGTTCTCGACCGACGCCTGGCTGCACCGCGTCCCGTGA
- a CDS encoding MFS transporter: MFRSLGLFNYRVWFIGALISNIGAWMQMTAQDWVVLTELTDHDATAVGITMACQFGPPLILVGVSGWVADRFDRRKLLLITQSTLGVLSLIIGVLLLTGILTLPMMLILATLFGVTNAFDAPSRQAFVSDVVGRTQASNAVALNSASFNMARLIGPAAGSLLLIAIGSGWVFIINAATFAAMLVALVAMRTDELQPRARSKSGQGRIADGLRYVRSRPDITVTFAMAFVMGAFGMNFPIFASTMALEFGRDADGYGLLSSSLAIGSLAGALLAARRDRARLRVAMLAAAGFGVMQFVAAATPAYLAYALVCVGIGFCTVTMLTTANGYVQTTTDPALRGRVLALYMAVMMGSTPIGAPIVGAVADLWGPRVALLVGGAAGILAAAVGLAWLLGSGRMHRNATSRFRVVVDETRPIDIITQAIPQRPSTDDTLAQTTTAQPELKPRPEDYGGVSPDEEISRKEE, from the coding sequence ATGTTCCGGTCGCTCGGGCTGTTCAACTACCGGGTCTGGTTCATCGGCGCCCTGATCTCCAACATCGGCGCGTGGATGCAGATGACGGCGCAGGACTGGGTCGTCCTCACCGAGCTCACCGACCACGACGCCACCGCCGTCGGCATCACGATGGCGTGCCAGTTCGGGCCGCCGCTCATCCTTGTCGGGGTGTCCGGATGGGTCGCCGACCGGTTCGACCGGCGAAAGCTGCTGCTCATCACGCAGTCGACCCTCGGCGTCCTCTCGCTCATCATCGGCGTGCTCCTCCTCACGGGGATCCTCACGCTGCCGATGATGCTCATCCTCGCGACGCTGTTCGGCGTCACCAACGCCTTCGACGCGCCTTCCCGGCAGGCGTTCGTCAGCGACGTCGTCGGCCGCACCCAGGCCTCGAACGCGGTCGCGCTGAACTCGGCGTCGTTCAACATGGCGCGGCTGATCGGTCCCGCCGCCGGCAGCCTGCTGCTGATCGCGATCGGCAGCGGCTGGGTCTTCATCATCAACGCCGCCACGTTCGCCGCCATGCTCGTCGCCCTCGTGGCGATGCGCACCGACGAGCTGCAGCCCCGGGCGCGCTCGAAGAGCGGACAGGGCCGCATCGCCGACGGCCTACGGTACGTTCGCTCGCGCCCCGACATCACGGTGACGTTCGCGATGGCGTTCGTCATGGGCGCGTTCGGCATGAACTTCCCCATCTTCGCATCGACGATGGCCCTCGAGTTCGGTCGCGACGCCGACGGCTACGGGCTGCTCAGCTCGTCTCTCGCCATCGGATCCCTCGCCGGCGCGCTGCTCGCCGCGCGACGAGATCGAGCGCGACTGCGCGTCGCGATGCTCGCCGCCGCCGGCTTCGGCGTCATGCAGTTCGTCGCCGCGGCGACGCCCGCGTACCTGGCGTATGCGCTCGTCTGCGTGGGAATCGGATTCTGCACCGTGACGATGCTGACGACAGCGAACGGCTACGTGCAGACGACGACGGATCCGGCGCTGCGCGGACGCGTGCTCGCGCTGTACATGGCCGTGATGATGGGATCCACGCCGATCGGCGCTCCCATCGTCGGCGCCGTCGCCGACCTGTGGGGCCCGCGCGTCGCGCTCCTCGTGGGCGGCGCGGCAGGGATCCTCGCCGCGGCGGTCGGCCTCGCGTGGCTGCTCGGATCCGGCCGCATGCACCGCAACGCCACGTCACGCTTCCGCGTCGTCGTGGACGAGACGCGCCCGATCGACATCATCACGCAGGCGATCCCGCAGCGCCCCTCGACCGACGACACACTCGCCCAGACGACCACGGCGCAGCCGGAGCTGAAGCCGCGCCCCGAGGACTACGGCGGGGTATCACCAGACGAGGAGATCTCACGAAAGGAGGAGTGA
- a CDS encoding rhamnulokinase, with protein MKSVAAVDLGATSGRVIVGRFDRGSIQMETVGRFANDPVQTPGGMHWDLTALTRGVTDGLREAFRAAGDIASIGVDSWAVDYALLRGDRMLGTPFHYRDDRTAGGVERVHGIAPFDELYRRNGLQFLPFNTLYQLACEEGVLDAADSMLMIPDLFGWLLTGEKVAERTNASTTGLLDVTTQQWDTELASRLGVPARILPRLVDPGDTVGSLLPHVARELGGSAPVVAVGSHDTASAVVAVPMKADQAAYISCGTWGLVGVETASPVLTDAAREANFTNEGGVDSRTRFLHNVMGLWLLSETIREWERESGEKIDLPALLAEAARVEGPVGIFDANDPVFMPPGDMPRRIRTWLAEHDQPVPATRAEFARSIVESLAEAFASAVRTAGELSGIDVRTIHIVGGGSLNQLLCQLTADRSGIPVEAGPVEATAIGNLLVQARSAGFISGDLDAMRAVVAEAFRPTRYTPAS; from the coding sequence ATGAAATCAGTCGCTGCCGTTGACCTCGGCGCCACGAGCGGCCGCGTGATCGTGGGCCGCTTCGACCGGGGATCCATCCAGATGGAGACCGTCGGGCGCTTCGCGAATGACCCCGTGCAGACCCCGGGCGGCATGCACTGGGATCTGACGGCGCTCACCCGCGGCGTCACGGACGGTCTGCGGGAGGCATTCCGCGCCGCCGGCGACATCGCGTCCATTGGTGTGGACTCCTGGGCGGTCGACTACGCCCTGCTGCGCGGCGACCGCATGCTCGGCACGCCGTTCCACTACCGCGACGATCGCACGGCGGGCGGCGTGGAGCGGGTGCACGGCATCGCGCCGTTCGACGAGCTCTACCGGCGCAACGGACTGCAGTTCCTGCCCTTCAACACGCTCTACCAGCTCGCGTGCGAAGAGGGCGTCCTCGACGCCGCCGACAGCATGCTGATGATCCCGGACCTCTTCGGGTGGCTGCTGACGGGGGAGAAGGTCGCCGAACGCACGAACGCGTCGACGACCGGTCTGCTCGACGTGACGACGCAGCAGTGGGACACCGAGCTCGCGAGCCGCCTCGGCGTGCCCGCGCGGATCCTGCCGCGCCTCGTCGACCCGGGCGACACGGTCGGATCCCTGCTCCCTCACGTGGCGCGCGAGCTGGGTGGATCCGCGCCGGTTGTCGCCGTCGGATCGCACGACACGGCCTCGGCCGTCGTCGCGGTGCCCATGAAGGCCGACCAGGCGGCGTACATCTCGTGCGGCACGTGGGGCCTCGTGGGCGTCGAGACCGCGAGCCCGGTCCTCACCGACGCCGCGCGCGAGGCGAACTTCACGAACGAGGGCGGCGTCGACTCGCGCACGCGGTTCCTGCACAATGTGATGGGGCTGTGGCTGCTGAGCGAGACGATCCGCGAGTGGGAGCGGGAATCCGGCGAGAAGATCGACCTGCCCGCGCTGCTCGCAGAGGCCGCACGGGTCGAGGGACCCGTCGGCATCTTCGACGCGAACGATCCCGTCTTCATGCCCCCGGGCGACATGCCGCGCCGGATCCGCACGTGGCTCGCCGAGCACGACCAGCCCGTGCCGGCCACCCGCGCCGAGTTCGCCCGGTCGATCGTCGAGAGCCTCGCGGAGGCCTTCGCGTCGGCCGTGCGCACGGCCGGGGAGCTGTCCGGTATCGATGTGCGCACGATCCACATCGTCGGCGGCGGATCGCTCAACCAGCTGCTCTGCCAGCTGACGGCCGACCGTTCGGGGATCCCGGTCGAGGCCGGCCCGGTGGAGGCCACCGCGATCGGCAACCTTCTCGTGCAGGCCCGCAGCGCCGGGTTCATCTCGGGCGACCTCGACGCCATGCGCGCGGTCGTGGCCGAGGCGTTCCGCCCGACGCGCTACACCCCCGCCTCGTAA
- a CDS encoding bifunctional aldolase/short-chain dehydrogenase, with product MTNPAVADLIARSNRLGADPKNTNYAGGNTSAKGTETDPVTGEPVVLMWVKGSGGDLGTLTESGLAALRLDRMHSLVNVYPGIDREDEMVAAFDYCLHGKGGAAPSIDTAMHGLVDAPHVDHLHPDSGIAIATAVDGEELTKKIFGDKVVWVPWRRPGFQLGLDIAEIKAQNPQAVGTILGGHGITAWGDTSDECERNSLWMIEQAQAYIDEHGAADPFGAVRSGYEALPEAERRAKAAALAATIRGIASHDAPMVGHFTDVDVVTDFLAGEKAPALAELGTSCPDHFLRTKVKPLILDLPADASVEDSIARLKELHEAYRADYAAYYERYATEDSPAMRGADPLIVLVPGVGMFSYGKNKQTARVAGEFYVNAINVMRGAEALSTYAPIDESEKFRIEYWALEEAKLQRLPKPKSHQGRIALVTGAASGIGKAIATRLAAEGACVVIADLDLEKAQAAAAELGGTDVAVGVAANVADEAAVQRAIDEALLAFGGLDLVVNNAGLSLSKPLLETTEKDWDLQHDVMAKGSFLVSKAAAKALIEQQLGGDIIYISSKNSVFAGPNNIAYSATKADQAHQVRLLAVELGEHGVRVNGINPDGVVRGSGIFAGGWGANRAKTYGIDEAELGQYYANRTILKREVVPENVADAVYVLTGPELSRTTGLHIPVDSGVAQAFVR from the coding sequence ATGACGAACCCTGCCGTCGCAGACCTGATCGCCCGCTCGAATCGACTCGGCGCCGATCCGAAGAACACGAACTACGCGGGCGGCAACACGTCCGCGAAGGGCACGGAGACCGACCCCGTCACGGGCGAGCCGGTCGTGCTGATGTGGGTCAAGGGGTCCGGCGGTGACCTCGGCACGCTGACCGAGTCGGGCCTCGCCGCACTGCGCCTCGACCGCATGCACTCGCTCGTGAACGTCTACCCGGGCATCGACCGCGAGGACGAGATGGTCGCCGCGTTCGACTACTGCCTGCACGGCAAGGGCGGCGCGGCCCCGTCGATCGACACCGCCATGCACGGCCTGGTCGACGCCCCGCACGTCGACCACCTCCACCCGGACAGCGGCATCGCGATCGCGACCGCCGTCGACGGCGAGGAGCTCACGAAGAAGATCTTCGGCGACAAGGTCGTGTGGGTGCCGTGGCGCCGTCCGGGCTTCCAGCTCGGTCTCGACATCGCCGAGATCAAGGCGCAGAACCCACAGGCGGTCGGCACGATCCTCGGCGGGCACGGCATCACCGCCTGGGGCGACACCTCCGACGAGTGCGAGCGGAACTCGCTGTGGATGATCGAGCAGGCACAGGCCTACATCGACGAGCACGGCGCGGCGGATCCGTTCGGCGCCGTCCGCTCCGGCTATGAGGCGCTGCCCGAGGCCGAGCGTCGCGCCAAGGCCGCCGCGCTCGCCGCGACGATCCGTGGTATCGCCTCGCACGACGCCCCGATGGTCGGTCACTTCACCGACGTCGACGTTGTCACCGACTTCCTCGCGGGCGAGAAGGCTCCGGCGCTCGCCGAGCTCGGCACGAGCTGCCCCGACCACTTCCTCCGCACCAAGGTGAAGCCGCTCATCCTCGACCTGCCGGCCGATGCGTCGGTCGAAGACTCGATCGCGCGCCTCAAGGAACTGCACGAGGCGTACCGCGCCGACTACGCGGCGTACTACGAGCGCTACGCGACCGAGGACAGTCCGGCGATGCGCGGCGCGGATCCCCTCATCGTGCTCGTGCCGGGTGTCGGCATGTTCAGCTACGGCAAGAACAAGCAGACCGCGCGCGTCGCGGGCGAGTTCTACGTCAACGCGATCAACGTGATGCGCGGCGCCGAGGCGCTGTCGACCTACGCCCCGATCGATGAGTCGGAGAAGTTCCGCATCGAGTACTGGGCGCTCGAAGAGGCCAAGCTGCAGCGCCTGCCGAAGCCGAAGAGCCACCAGGGTCGCATCGCGCTCGTCACGGGTGCCGCCAGCGGCATCGGCAAGGCGATCGCCACCCGCCTCGCGGCCGAAGGTGCATGCGTCGTCATCGCCGATCTCGACCTCGAGAAGGCGCAGGCCGCCGCGGCCGAGCTGGGAGGGACGGACGTCGCGGTCGGCGTCGCGGCGAACGTCGCCGACGAGGCCGCGGTGCAGCGCGCGATCGACGAGGCGCTCCTCGCGTTCGGCGGGCTCGACCTCGTCGTCAACAACGCCGGACTGTCGCTGTCGAAGCCGCTGCTCGAGACCACCGAGAAGGACTGGGACCTGCAGCACGACGTGATGGCGAAGGGCTCCTTCTTGGTGTCCAAGGCCGCCGCGAAGGCGCTCATCGAGCAGCAGCTCGGTGGCGACATCATCTACATCTCGTCGAAGAACTCCGTCTTCGCCGGCCCGAACAACATCGCCTACTCCGCGACCAAGGCCGACCAGGCGCACCAGGTGCGCCTCCTGGCGGTCGAGCTCGGCGAGCACGGCGTGCGCGTGAACGGCATCAACCCCGACGGCGTCGTGCGTGGATCCGGGATCTTCGCCGGCGGCTGGGGCGCCAACCGCGCCAAGACGTACGGCATCGACGAGGCGGAGCTCGGCCAGTACTACGCGAACCGCACGATCCTCAAGCGCGAGGTCGTGCCGGAGAACGTCGCGGACGCCGTCTACGTGCTCACGGGCCCCGAGCTCAGCCGCACGACCGGCCTGCACATCCCCGTCGACTCCGGCGTCGCGCAGGCCTTCGTCCGGTAG
- a CDS encoding DNA-methyltransferase gives MPDASFTMIYLDPPFNTGRRRQHTTERATHAPEVPEPPAPTPADALFGDDLLTTPANPAWNGFHGRRYERIRETLTTFDDRFDDYWAFLEPRLREAWRLLADDGTLYLHLDYREAHYAKVMLDAVFGRDRFLNEIIWAYDYGAKSRSRWPTKHDTILVYVKDPEKYHFDSEAVDREPYMAPGLVDPEKAARGKLPTDVWWHTIVPTSGSERTGYPTQKPEGILTRMITASTRPGDRVLDFFAGSGTTGAVASRLGRQAVLVDGSPRAIEVMQERMPHAIVVR, from the coding sequence ATGCCGGATGCGTCGTTCACGATGATCTACCTGGATCCGCCGTTCAACACAGGCCGCCGCCGGCAGCACACGACCGAACGCGCGACCCACGCTCCCGAGGTCCCCGAGCCGCCGGCGCCCACCCCCGCGGACGCCCTATTCGGCGACGACCTGCTCACCACGCCGGCGAACCCAGCCTGGAACGGCTTCCACGGTCGCCGGTACGAGCGGATCCGCGAGACGCTGACGACGTTCGACGACCGGTTCGACGACTACTGGGCGTTCCTCGAGCCGCGGCTGCGCGAGGCGTGGCGACTGCTCGCCGACGACGGCACGCTCTATCTGCACCTCGACTACCGCGAGGCGCACTACGCGAAGGTCATGCTCGACGCGGTCTTCGGCCGCGACCGGTTCCTGAACGAGATCATCTGGGCCTACGACTACGGCGCGAAGAGCCGGTCGCGCTGGCCCACGAAGCACGACACGATCCTCGTGTACGTGAAGGATCCGGAGAAGTACCACTTCGATTCCGAGGCCGTCGACCGCGAGCCGTACATGGCGCCGGGTCTTGTGGATCCGGAGAAGGCGGCGCGGGGAAAGCTGCCGACGGATGTGTGGTGGCACACGATCGTGCCGACCAGCGGATCCGAGCGCACCGGCTACCCGACGCAGAAGCCCGAGGGGATCCTCACCCGCATGATCACCGCGTCGACGCGACCCGGCGACCGCGTGCTCGACTTCTTCGCGGGATCCGGCACCACGGGCGCGGTCGCGAGCAGGCTCGGGCGCCAGGCAGTGCTCGTGGACGGCAGCCCGCGCGCGATCGAGGTCATGCAGGAGCGCATGCCCCACGCGATTGTCGTGCGGTAG
- a CDS encoding multidrug effflux MFS transporter has product MPVPDHVRGASRETASVHPGDRLSRTRLFWYVILLGALTALGPFTVDLYLPAFPMLEDDFDTTAGAVQLTLTGTMVGFAIGQLIVGPLSDVIGRRTPLLVATSLHLVSSACAVFAPNLAVLGVARVLMGIGAAGGAVVAMAIVRDFFGGRRLVIMLSRLALVTGVAPVIAPLIGSALLEVMPWRGIFVALAAYGAVILVAAIFALPETRPKADRATAETVSIRHRYRVVFSDRVYVGVLIIGAMTFSGLFSYLSSSSFLFQTGYGLTTMQYGLVFAANSIGLVIGNQIAAQLAARFGPQWVLAFSTGMLLVAGIAIPVCAELVEGPWGVIIPLFFFMSACGFTFPCAQVLALDRHPGAAGTAASVLGAANNGVAGIISPLVGVVAAWTGGITPMSMSSIMVGCAVVGIVALWVIVRPWTLGRLSD; this is encoded by the coding sequence ATGCCGGTGCCGGATCACGTGCGCGGCGCCTCGCGGGAGACGGCGAGCGTTCACCCGGGGGATCGGCTCTCCCGGACGCGCCTGTTCTGGTACGTCATCCTGCTCGGCGCTCTCACGGCGCTCGGGCCGTTCACGGTCGACCTGTACCTGCCGGCGTTTCCGATGCTGGAGGACGACTTCGACACGACCGCCGGCGCGGTGCAGCTGACGCTCACCGGCACGATGGTCGGGTTCGCAATCGGCCAGCTCATCGTCGGTCCGCTCAGCGACGTCATCGGGCGCCGCACTCCTCTCCTGGTCGCCACGAGCCTGCACCTCGTCTCCAGCGCGTGCGCCGTGTTCGCCCCAAACCTCGCCGTGCTCGGGGTCGCTCGTGTCCTGATGGGCATCGGCGCGGCCGGCGGCGCGGTCGTCGCGATGGCGATCGTGCGCGACTTCTTTGGCGGCCGGCGGCTCGTCATCATGCTGTCGCGGCTCGCGCTCGTCACGGGCGTCGCCCCCGTGATCGCGCCGCTCATCGGATCCGCGCTGCTCGAGGTCATGCCCTGGCGCGGCATCTTCGTCGCGCTCGCCGCGTACGGCGCGGTGATCCTCGTGGCCGCGATCTTCGCCCTCCCCGAGACGCGCCCGAAGGCGGATCGCGCGACGGCCGAGACCGTCTCGATCCGCCACCGGTATCGCGTCGTCTTCTCCGACCGCGTCTACGTCGGCGTGCTCATCATCGGGGCGATGACGTTCTCCGGACTCTTCTCGTACCTGTCGTCCTCGTCGTTCCTGTTCCAGACCGGGTATGGGCTCACGACGATGCAGTACGGTCTCGTCTTCGCGGCCAACTCGATCGGGCTCGTGATCGGCAACCAGATCGCGGCGCAGCTGGCGGCGCGCTTCGGGCCGCAGTGGGTGCTGGCCTTCTCAACCGGCATGCTGCTTGTCGCGGGCATCGCGATCCCGGTGTGCGCGGAGCTCGTCGAGGGGCCGTGGGGCGTGATCATCCCGCTGTTCTTCTTCATGTCGGCGTGCGGATTCACGTTCCCGTGCGCACAGGTGCTCGCGCTCGACCGTCATCCCGGCGCGGCGGGCACCGCGGCATCCGTGCTCGGCGCGGCCAACAACGGCGTCGCAGGCATCATCTCGCCGCTCGTCGGCGTCGTCGCGGCGTGGACCGGCGGGATCACCCCGATGTCGATGTCGTCGATCATGGTCGGCTGCGCGGTCGTCGGGATCGTCGCGCTATGGGTCATCGTGCGTCCCTGGACACTCGGGCGGTTGTCGGACTAG
- a CDS encoding MarR family winged helix-turn-helix transcriptional regulator produces MANDSPHNDASDLRAATLRLARRIRQQRSVSTMTDGQFAVLVALRVHGPHTLTALAERDGVTAPSMNRTVNALEEVGYVTRVADVDDRRKVRIAITDAGYAVVADTVERRDTWLATVLDRLTDAERTTLNEAAQIILREVHR; encoded by the coding sequence ATGGCTAACGACTCACCCCACAACGATGCCTCCGACCTGCGCGCGGCGACCCTGCGCCTGGCGCGACGAATCCGACAGCAACGCTCTGTCTCGACGATGACCGACGGCCAGTTCGCCGTCCTCGTCGCCCTGCGCGTGCACGGTCCGCACACGCTCACGGCCCTCGCGGAACGCGACGGCGTCACCGCGCCGTCGATGAATCGCACGGTCAACGCCCTCGAAGAGGTCGGCTACGTCACCCGCGTCGCGGACGTCGACGACCGCCGCAAGGTGCGCATCGCGATCACCGACGCCGGGTACGCGGTCGTCGCCGATACGGTCGAACGGCGCGACACGTGGCTCGCCACCGTGCTCGACCGGCTCACCGACGCGGAACGGACCACCCTCAACGAGGCCGCGCAGATCATCCTGCGCGAGGTGCACCGATGA